The following is a genomic window from Candidatus Zixiibacteriota bacterium.
TAGAGTCCTGTGTTCGCAAGAATAGCCCGACACAATGCGGCCAGATTTTTCGCCGGCGGCTCGGTTGTCCGGTGACGATAATGCCCGAGGTGGACGCCGGTGAGAACCACTTCCTTATAGCCGGCAGCGACGAGGTTGTCGATGTCGCTGATCACCTCGCTGACCGGACGGTTTCTCAGCGGCCCACGGACTTTGGTAACGATACAATACGAACAAGACTGGTTACATCCATCGGACACTTTCACCCACGCCCGGTTGTGCTCGAAAAAGTCACTCACGATGGGTGTGCATGTGGCCGGAGTGAAATTGGCGAAGAGTTCAGGGAATTCTTTGGGGAGTATGTTTGCGATATCATCTTTGTGGGCGTTATCGATTATCAGGTCAACACCGTCAATCGAAGTCAGCGATTCCGGGTCGGCATCGACATAGCATCCCACCACAACCACTTTTGCGTCGGGATTTCGCCGTACCGCCTTTCTGATCATGTTGCGGCAACTGGAATCAGCCCGATGGGTGACAGTGCAGGTATTGATGATGTACAAGTCAGCCTGTTCAGACGGCATGACACGCTGAAAACCGTACGGGGCGAGCTGGGCCGCCATTCGCTCCGACTCATACTGATTGAGGCGACAGCCCACTGTCTGAATAGCGAGTTTTCTGTATCTGCCAGAATGCATGCCGGCAATATACCCAATTGTGAAAGGGGCAAGGTCGAATTTTTGGTTAAAATCTTATAGCTTTCCGCCGTGGACCGAAGGGCCGTTCTCTAATCTTGCTGTTCGATGTTGCGCCAGATATAGTTCGGCCGGACGTAAGCGGTTTGAAAACCGTAGCGTATCATGTTTCTAAAGGACGGAGCTTCGCGGTCGCGTGTCTGCTCGGCCGTTTCGACGATGATAGTGCGGCAGCCATCCCGGCGGGCATCTTCGATGCGACGGCGGAGCAGCGCAGCCTGAGCGCCCTTGCCGCGGGCGTCGGGCAACGTGCTGGCGAAATCGATCCAGCCAACTGTGCCGGATACGAAAAGAGCCGCCGTGGCTATCGCCCGCTTTTTATGATAGGCCAGATAGAATCGCCATCGCGGCCGTCCTATGGCGCTTTCGATCCAGGGGCAGAGTGCCCGTGGCCAGTCGAAGCTGTCGACCAGTATTCTCGAGAAAACGCGGGCCTGACTTTTCGTAATTTCATCAACTACGACAGATGTTTCTAGGGGAGGCACAGGCGCGACATCACGGCACAACTTGACCCAGTTATTATAGTGGCTGAATCCGTTTGCCCGTAGCAACCGACTTACTTCATCGGTCACAACCGGTGGGCTCAATTGGACGAAGAAGCGCGGCACACCTGCCCTTTTGTAAGTCAGCGTAATCCTTTCAAGTGTTTCTCGCGAAATCGGCACGATCAGTCCCAGACCGAGCACTCTGTTGAAAGCGAGAATGTCCAACCGTGACGCGAGGGTGATGGTTTCCGAGGGATTAGTCGAAACGGCGATGCCGAGCGCTCTGGAGGCTCCGGCGCCGGCCGCGGAATAAAAGTCCGTCCATGCCTCGATTTCAGCCTGTTCGACCTGAGCGATCAAATCTGTAGTAACGTGAATATGTCCTGTCGTCATTGAAGCATCCCGATATAGAAGTTATTTTGAAAGTCATGTGCCAGTTTTCTGGTTTCGATTTTCTTAAACCCGGCCCGGCTGAGCAATTCCCTCGCCTTTTCTTCGCCCCACATGGCTCCAAGCCCCGCGCCCCCTTGCGCCAGGGAGACCGGCACACAGTGCATACACGACACGGCGTACAAAAGCGGTCCGACGGGATGGTCAATATTTTGGTAATGGTGAGCGGAGCCGGCGATATCCTGCATGAGAAAGGTTCCACCGGGTTTTAGAGCGCCGGCAATATCGGCAAGGACTTTCTCCGGTTGAGCCTGGTCGTGGACAGCGTCAAAGGCCGTAATAAGGTCCCATTTTTGACCGTTGGGTTCAAAATCGGTTAGGTCTTTTGTTTCAAAATAGACATTGAACAGCCCGGCCCTTCTTGACTCGTACCAGCCGACTTTTATGGCTTCTTCACTGATATCAAAGCCGTAGAATCGACTTTTCGGAAAGTGCTTAGCCATCAGATTAAGTGCCCGCCCCGCTCCGCAGCCGATATCCAGAACATCTATGCCGCGCGACAGAGCCTCCGGCAGTTGTGGCACCAGAGGAAGAATGGAGTCTAACAGCGCGGATACCACGGTCTGGCCGCTGTCTTCGGCCATTACTTCATGAAAGCGATTGTATTCCGAGTACGGTAAACCCTCTCCCGAGCGGAACCTTGCCACGATCTTGTCTTCGACCTGTCCCAGCAGAGGAATATACTGGGCGAACACTGCCATGTTGTTCGGTGATGAATCGCGGGTCAGGAAGGCGGAGTGTTCACGGGGCAGCGAATATCTCGGGCCATTCGGATCGCATTCCACGATCTTCCCTACTGTCATGGCTCCGAGCCATTCTCTTACATAGCGTTCACTCAGTCCGGCCCTGCGGGCGATCTCATAACTGGTGGCGGACGTCATGCCATCCATGACATCGAACAACCCGGTGCGGTGTCCAATGGAGATCATAAGAGCAAGCCCACCGCCGTTATACAACTCTATCAATCGTCCGGCGAAGGCTTCGGCCCGGGCGGCATCGATACTTCCATTATTCATGATTTCTCCTCCTGCGTTACGCCCGTATGAATTTCATACGCGCGTTCATTCCCTTTCAAAACGAGTGGATTGCCCTTTGGATAAGGCGCCCGGAGACCCCGGCCAGATCGAGCAGTCCTGCCCAAGAGGCAGGAACATGGATTATTAAAATCTATTATAGCATACGGGGCCGATGGAGATTTGGTTGATTTTTTTTGCCTGCGTTGGCCGGGCCACGGGATCGGGCGGGGAATACGCTTAAGGTTGCGGTTCGGACGATATTGGCGGCTCTTCGGGGTCGAAGCGGCGGCTGAAGATTACTTTTTGACCAGCCCTCTAAGGATTTTCAGATTCTCGATATCTTCCGCCAGGTCGTCGCCTTTGGGGGTCTCGATAATCATCGGTATTTTGCCAAGTCTTTTATCGTTGACGAAATTGGCGAAACCTTTCAGGCCGATAAAACCCTTGCCGATGTGTTCGTGACGGTCGCGTTTGGAGCCGAGTTCTTTGAGGCTGTCGTTCATGTGGATTATTCTCAGTTTGTCCAGGCCGAGGATATCATCGAATTTCTTCATCGTGGCCTTGTA
Proteins encoded in this region:
- a CDS encoding GNAT family N-acetyltransferase, with the translated sequence MTTGHIHVTTDLIAQVEQAEIEAWTDFYSAAGAGASRALGIAVSTNPSETITLASRLDILAFNRVLGLGLIVPISRETLERITLTYKRAGVPRFFVQLSPPVVTDEVSRLLRANGFSHYNNWVKLCRDVAPVPPLETSVVVDEITKSQARVFSRILVDSFDWPRALCPWIESAIGRPRWRFYLAYHKKRAIATAALFVSGTVGWIDFASTLPDARGKGAQAALLRRRIEDARRDGCRTIIVETAEQTRDREAPSFRNMIRYGFQTAYVRPNYIWRNIEQQD
- the mtaB gene encoding tRNA (N(6)-L-threonylcarbamoyladenosine(37)-C(2))-methylthiotransferase MtaB; translated protein: MHSGRYRKLAIQTVGCRLNQYESERMAAQLAPYGFQRVMPSEQADLYIINTCTVTHRADSSCRNMIRKAVRRNPDAKVVVVGCYVDADPESLTSIDGVDLIIDNAHKDDIANILPKEFPELFANFTPATCTPIVSDFFEHNRAWVKVSDGCNQSCSYCIVTKVRGPLRNRPVSEVISDIDNLVAAGYKEVVLTGVHLGHYRHRTTEPPAKNLAALCRAILANTGLYRLRLSSIEPQTIRDELLEIYADKRICHHMHVPLQSGSNRILKMMRRPYTREYYLRRIEAVKKAASDTVIGADVIVGFPGETDEDFEMTRLAIESGVIDYLHVFSYSDRPGTLAADLPDKVRPDVIKKRHDILAELSAGLRHKAHQRQVGKELEVISEHLRNEQGGFWGVSGNYIKVALPGNRIWGKDVVRVKVDSADHDHVVAHVI
- a CDS encoding methyltransferase domain-containing protein, with amino-acid sequence MNNGSIDAARAEAFAGRLIELYNGGGLALMISIGHRTGLFDVMDGMTSATSYEIARRAGLSERYVREWLGAMTVGKIVECDPNGPRYSLPREHSAFLTRDSSPNNMAVFAQYIPLLGQVEDKIVARFRSGEGLPYSEYNRFHEVMAEDSGQTVVSALLDSILPLVPQLPEALSRGIDVLDIGCGAGRALNLMAKHFPKSRFYGFDISEEAIKVGWYESRRAGLFNVYFETKDLTDFEPNGQKWDLITAFDAVHDQAQPEKVLADIAGALKPGGTFLMQDIAGSAHHYQNIDHPVGPLLYAVSCMHCVPVSLAQGGAGLGAMWGEEKARELLSRAGFKKIETRKLAHDFQNNFYIGMLQ